CGACCGTCCTCGGAATCCTCGGGTTGGCCCTGCCGGGCGTCGGCCAGCTCGCCGCGGGACTGATCGGCGGCTTCGTCGCCGGCTACATGGCCGGCGGCGGCATCGGGAGCGGCTTCTGGCACGGATTGCTCGCCGGCGCGCTCGGCGGGATCATCGGCGGCCTGCTCATCGGGGTCGCGGTCGGCGTCGCCGGCCTCGCGCTCGGCCCCGTCGGCGGCGCGATCTCCGGCACCGTCGGCGTGGGCATCTTCGCGTTCGCCGTCGCCGTCTCGCTGGTCATGGCCGTCGAGAGCGCGATCGCCGGCGCCGTCGGCGGCGCGCTCAACTCGGGCGCCGACACCGGTCGCTCGACAGGCGGACAGCGGTACTAAGAATCGGATTTTCGATCGCTGTCTTCGGCCCTCGAGCGTTCGAGTCAGA
The DNA window shown above is from Halopiger xanaduensis SH-6 and carries:
- a CDS encoding DUF5518 domain-containing protein — protein: MTNWRAVFVGFVVATVLGILGLALPGVGQLAAGLIGGFVAGYMAGGGIGSGFWHGLLAGALGGIIGGLLIGVAVGVAGLALGPVGGAISGTVGVGIFAFAVAVSLVMAVESAIAGAVGGALNSGADTGRSTGGQRY